One genomic segment of Burkholderia multivorans ATCC BAA-247 includes these proteins:
- a CDS encoding DoxX family protein, whose protein sequence is MTRSVDSGVIFFARLALAALFLWGGVMKLLGYGDFVGYLRGLNVPYPQFVAPIVVAIEALGGLLLIVGYRVKRLALLMAIYTVATAMVGHNFWDATDAAVQHDMVIHFWKNIAIAGGFLLLFVTGAGGASIDGLRRPSSSYGGLR, encoded by the coding sequence ATGACGCGTTCCGTCGATTCCGGCGTCATTTTTTTCGCGCGCCTGGCGCTGGCGGCGTTGTTTCTGTGGGGCGGCGTGATGAAGCTGCTCGGTTACGGCGATTTCGTCGGCTATCTGCGCGGGCTGAACGTGCCGTATCCGCAGTTCGTCGCGCCGATCGTCGTCGCGATCGAAGCGCTCGGCGGTCTGCTGCTGATCGTCGGCTACCGCGTGAAGCGGCTCGCGCTGCTGATGGCGATCTACACGGTCGCGACCGCAATGGTCGGCCACAACTTCTGGGACGCGACCGATGCGGCGGTTCAGCACGACATGGTGATCCACTTCTGGAAAAACATCGCGATCGCGGGCGGCTTCCTGCTGCTGTTCGTGACGGGTGCGGGCGGCGCGAGCATCGACGGTTTGCGACGGCCGAGTTCGTCGTACGGCGGGCTGCGCTGA